Proteins from one Plasmodium relictum strain SGS1 genome assembly, chromosome: 10 genomic window:
- a CDS encoding UTP--glucose-1-phosphate uridylyltransferase, putative — MEKINELIELVGDDKKYIDILIKTDQMELLTHEGLNRDNIFDIINQIKEFEIIYPDGLMKYLERAKTLLKKSKNKINKYANYIIEQPDNLIKIKFHWRDISFKTNDCNKAVEKLPLENTYMDNGTFLNSCSNHVNEENFYHDTTFEGNSNCISEEGNTPITISSNEELININYYKKNSAIINELKELNRQKNTKNLEMGMKLAERIVSKENEKNSVSNSSIIELFIHYEEIGLKEIDKVCFILLAGGLGERLNYNDIKLKLKTDLISEKTYLEYYCNYLKTFQDYIKKNKNREVDIPLIIMLSDDTYEKTINFFNKNNFFCLKKSQIYFLKQKKVFCLKDNEAHLDFSYENNTFKFSKKPHGHGDIHSLIKQYNILDDLIEKGYKYLYFFQDTNALAIKVLFVCLGVSIEKQLHMNFLAISRKPGEEIGTICKLISGKKSMSINLEYNMLESILAYTGEKEVVDENGCSIYPGNTCAILFEIKNYNEILNSTNGIVPEFINPKYTDNTREHFKSPTRVESMMQDFALYFNGENHKVGVTELNRFLCFSAVKNNFLNAQRKIENNIHPECMFSGESDLYYCNCAFIELACIYNNKKITLNNMPIKTFNGIQYFIPPKVLIEPQFAFTLSDLLKKIKGNITLSNNSTLWIKSDAIINNLNLDGALIIDKNNNEDNDDPVVLDENVSIKNKGYEIVNLDDKLENVSNHLKIRGYKLIKKEAFVISN, encoded by the coding sequence atggaaaaaataaatgaattaatagAATTGGTTGGTGATGACAAAAAATACATTGATATTTTGATTAAAACAGATCAAATGGAATTGCTAACTCACGAAGGATTAAATAGagataatatttttgatataattaatcaaataaaagaatttgaAATCATATATCCAGATGgattaatgaaatatttggAGAGAGCAAAAacacttttaaaaaaatcaaaaaataaaattaataagtatgcaaattatataatagaaCAACctgataatttaattaaaataaaatttcattgGAGAgatatatcatttaaaacTAATGATTGTAACAAAGCAGTGGAAAAATTACCATTAGAGAATACATATATGGACAATGGGacatttttaaatagttGTTCCAATCATGTTAATGAAGAAAACTTTTATCATGATACTACGTTTGAAGGAAATTCCAACTGTATATCTGAAGAAGGGAATACACCAATAACTATTTCATCTAATGAagaattaattaatataaattattataaaaaaaattctgctattattaatgaattaaaagaattaaatagaCAAaagaatacaaaaaatttagaGATGGGAATGAAATTAGCAGAGAGAATAGTatcaaaagaaaatgaaaagaataGTGTATCGAACAGTTCAATTATTGAATTGTTCATACATTACGAAGAAATAGgattaaaagaaattgataaagtatgttttattttattagcAGGAGGATTAGGAGAAAGATTAAATTAcaatgatataaaattaaaattgaaAACTGACTTAATATCtgaaaaaacatatttagaatattattgtaattatttaaaaacttttcaagactatataaaaaaaaataaaaatagagaaGTAGATATTCCATTAATTATAATGTTGTCTGATGACACATATGAAAAgacaattaatttttttaataaaaataatttcttttgtttaaaaaaaagtcaaatatactttttaaagcagaaaaaagttttttgtttaaaagaTAATGAAGCTCATTTAGACTTttcatatgaaaataatacatttaaattttctaaaaaacCACATGGCCATGGGGATATTCATTCTTTGATTAAgcaatataatattttagatgatttaatagaaaaaggatataagtatttatatttttttcaagaTACTAATGCTTTAGCaataaaagtattatttGTTTGCCTTGGGGTTTCTATAGAAAAACAGCTGCATATGAATTTTTTGGCAATTTCAAGAAAACCAGGAGAAGAGATAGGAACTATTTGTAAACTAATCAGTGGAAAAAAATCCATGAGTATAAACTTAGAATATAATATGTTGGAATCTATATTAGCATATACAGGAGAAAAAGAAGTTGTTGATGAAAATGGATGTTCAATATATCCAGGTAACACATGTGCTATATtgtttgaaataaaaaattacaatgaaatattaaattctACTAATGGAATAGTACCAGAATTTATCAATCCTAAATACACCGATAATACTAGAGAGCATTTTAAAAGTCCAACAAGAGTAGAAAGTATGATGCAGGATTTtgctttatattttaatggaGAAAATCATAAAGTTGGAGTTACTGAATTAAATAGATTCTTATGCTTCTCAGctgtaaaaaataattttcttaatGCGCAAAggaaaattgaaaataatatacatcCTGAATGTATGTTTAGCGGGGAATCAGATTTATATTATTGTAATTGTGCATTTATCGAATTAGCGtgcatatataataataagaaaataacTTTGAATAATATGCCaataaaaacttttaatGGGATTCAATATTTTATTCCACCTAAAGTTTTAATTGAACCTCAGTTTGCTTTTACATTaagtgatttattaaaaaaaataaaggggAATATAACCCTAAGTAATAACTCGACTCTCTGGATAAAATCAGACGCAATTATTAATAATCTGAATTTGGATGGTGCATTGAtcattgataaaaataataatgaagataatGATGATCCAGTTGTATTAGATGAAAATGTTtccattaaaaataaaggatATGAAATTGTTAACCTTGATGATAAATTGGAAAATGTTTcaaatcatttaaaaataagaggttataaattaataaaaaaggaagCATTTGTAATTagtaattaa